In Bos mutus isolate GX-2022 chromosome 10, NWIPB_WYAK_1.1, whole genome shotgun sequence, a single window of DNA contains:
- the DTWD1 gene encoding tRNA-uridine aminocarboxypropyltransferase 1 isoform X2: MSLNTPVFLKEREEDTSKFVEIQQSQTTCIAAEDPLQNLCLASQDVLKNAQQNGRSKCLKCGGSRMFYCYTCYVPVENVPVEQIPHVKLPLKIDIIKHPNETDGKSTAVHAKLLAPEFVNIYTYPCIPEYEEKDHEVALVFPGPKSVSVKDISFHLQKKSQNSIRGKNDDLDKPSIKRKKTEEPDLNDSKCKDTTLKKIVFIDSTWNQTNKIFTDERLQVMFGCESWTIKKTECQRIDAFELWCWRLLRFPWTARRSKQSILIIILIIKEINPEYALELLILKLKFQYLGHLMRRADLLGCYKLS, translated from the exons ATGTCTCTCAATACACCTGTATTTctcaaagaaagggaagaagataCTTCAAAATTTGTGGAAATACAGCAGTCACAAACTACATGCATAGCTGCAGAAGATCCTCTTCAAAACTTATGCTTAGCATCTCAAGACGTTCTTAAAAATGCTCAGCAAAATGGAAGATCAAAATGTCTCAAGTGTGGTGGTTCAAGAATGTTCTACTGCTATACATGTTACGTCCCAGTTGAAAATGTACCTGTTGAACAGATACCACATGTGAAG cTACCATTGAAGATTGACATCATTAAACATCCGAATGAAACAGATGGCAAAAGCACTGCTGTACATGCAAAACTCTTAGCACctgaatttgtaaatatttatacatatccGTGTATTCCAGAATATGAAGAAAAGGACCATGAA GTTGCACTTGTATTTCCTGGACCTAAGTCTGTTTCAGTAAAAGATATTTCTTTTCATCTacaaaaaaagagtcaaaatagCATTAGAGGCAAAAATGATGACCTTGATAAGCCATCCATTAAAcgcaagaaaactgaagaaccGGATTTGAATGACAGCAAGTGCAAAGacacaacactgaaaaaaattgtATTCATAGATAGCACCTggaaccaaacaaacaaaatattcacTGATGAGAGACTTCAag tcatgttcggatgtgagagttggaccataaagaagactgagtgccaaagaatcgatgcttttgaattgtggtgctggagacttttgagattcccttggactgcaaggagatcaaaacagtcaatcctaataATAATCctaataataaaggaaatcaatcctgaatatgcattggagttactgatactgaagctgaagttccaataccttggccacctcatgcgaagagccgacttattg GGTTGCTACAAGTTGAgttga
- the DTWD1 gene encoding tRNA-uridine aminocarboxypropyltransferase 1 isoform X1: protein MSLNTPVFLKEREEDTSKFVEIQQSQTTCIAAEDPLQNLCLASQDVLKNAQQNGRSKCLKCGGSRMFYCYTCYVPVENVPVEQIPHVKLPLKIDIIKHPNETDGKSTAVHAKLLAPEFVNIYTYPCIPEYEEKDHEVALVFPGPKSVSVKDISFHLQKKSQNSIRGKNDDLDKPSIKRKKTEEPDLNDSKCKDTTLKKIVFIDSTWNQTNKIFTDERLQVVMFGCESWTIKKTECQRIDAFELWCWRLLRFPWTARRSKQSILIIILIIKEINPEYALELLILKLKFQYLGHLMRRADLLGCYKLS from the exons ATGTCTCTCAATACACCTGTATTTctcaaagaaagggaagaagataCTTCAAAATTTGTGGAAATACAGCAGTCACAAACTACATGCATAGCTGCAGAAGATCCTCTTCAAAACTTATGCTTAGCATCTCAAGACGTTCTTAAAAATGCTCAGCAAAATGGAAGATCAAAATGTCTCAAGTGTGGTGGTTCAAGAATGTTCTACTGCTATACATGTTACGTCCCAGTTGAAAATGTACCTGTTGAACAGATACCACATGTGAAG cTACCATTGAAGATTGACATCATTAAACATCCGAATGAAACAGATGGCAAAAGCACTGCTGTACATGCAAAACTCTTAGCACctgaatttgtaaatatttatacatatccGTGTATTCCAGAATATGAAGAAAAGGACCATGAA GTTGCACTTGTATTTCCTGGACCTAAGTCTGTTTCAGTAAAAGATATTTCTTTTCATCTacaaaaaaagagtcaaaatagCATTAGAGGCAAAAATGATGACCTTGATAAGCCATCCATTAAAcgcaagaaaactgaagaaccGGATTTGAATGACAGCAAGTGCAAAGacacaacactgaaaaaaattgtATTCATAGATAGCACCTggaaccaaacaaacaaaatattcacTGATGAGAGACTTCAag tagtcatgttcggatgtgagagttggaccataaagaagactgagtgccaaagaatcgatgcttttgaattgtggtgctggagacttttgagattcccttggactgcaaggagatcaaaacagtcaatcctaataATAATCctaataataaaggaaatcaatcctgaatatgcattggagttactgatactgaagctgaagttccaataccttggccacctcatgcgaagagccgacttattg GGTTGCTACAAGTTGAgttga
- the DTWD1 gene encoding tRNA-uridine aminocarboxypropyltransferase 1 isoform X3 encodes MSLNTPVFLKEREEDTSKFVEIQQSQTTCIAAEDPLQNLCLASQDVLKNAQQNGRSKCLKCGGSRMFYCYTCYVPVENVPVEQIPHVKLPLKIDIIKHPNETDGKSTAVHAKLLAPEFVNIYTYPCIPEYEEKDHEVALVFPGPKSVSVKDISFHLQKKSQNSIRGKNDDLDKPSIKRKKTEEPDLNDSKCKDTTLKKIVFIDSTWNQTNKIFTDERLQGLLQVELKTRKTCFWRHQKGKPDTFLSTIEAIYYFLVDYHTDILKEKYKGQYDNLLFFYSFMHQLIKNAKCPGDKETRKLTH; translated from the exons ATGTCTCTCAATACACCTGTATTTctcaaagaaagggaagaagataCTTCAAAATTTGTGGAAATACAGCAGTCACAAACTACATGCATAGCTGCAGAAGATCCTCTTCAAAACTTATGCTTAGCATCTCAAGACGTTCTTAAAAATGCTCAGCAAAATGGAAGATCAAAATGTCTCAAGTGTGGTGGTTCAAGAATGTTCTACTGCTATACATGTTACGTCCCAGTTGAAAATGTACCTGTTGAACAGATACCACATGTGAAG cTACCATTGAAGATTGACATCATTAAACATCCGAATGAAACAGATGGCAAAAGCACTGCTGTACATGCAAAACTCTTAGCACctgaatttgtaaatatttatacatatccGTGTATTCCAGAATATGAAGAAAAGGACCATGAA GTTGCACTTGTATTTCCTGGACCTAAGTCTGTTTCAGTAAAAGATATTTCTTTTCATCTacaaaaaaagagtcaaaatagCATTAGAGGCAAAAATGATGACCTTGATAAGCCATCCATTAAAcgcaagaaaactgaagaaccGGATTTGAATGACAGCAAGTGCAAAGacacaacactgaaaaaaattgtATTCATAGATAGCACCTggaaccaaacaaacaaaatattcacTGATGAGAGACTTCAag GGTTGCTACAAGTTGAgttgaaaacaagaaaaacttgCTTTTGGCGCCATCAAAAAGGAAAGCCAGATACCTTCCTTTCCACAATTGAAGCCATTTACTACTTTTTGGTAGACTATCATACTGatatattaaaagagaaatacaaaggacaatatgataatcttttatttttctactcttttatGCACCAGTTGATAAAGAATGCCAAGTGCCCTGGagacaaggaaacaagaaaacttACCCATTAG